The proteins below come from a single Papaver somniferum cultivar HN1 chromosome 11, ASM357369v1, whole genome shotgun sequence genomic window:
- the LOC113323234 gene encoding transcription factor bHLH106-like, which yields MMPENLTSSSPSELYRFLSGNDFMDAYGIHSMNNNYDFTGGIISNNNHYLGNNSRGSSFNGGSSAFYQYNDVSDITDNLNQIPQARALAASKNHREAEKRRRERINSHLNKLRSLLPCNSKTDKASLLAKVIQHVKELKQQTMEISELELFPSETDEISVQAAGDYSVDGRSILKASLCCEDRSDLLPELIETLKSLRLKTLRAEMSTLGGRVRNVFLVTGEEDHQDHQSNIESIGFLRDALKTVMDRSNSNDRSKRRRMVDRRSITATSVITTTT from the exons ATGATGCCTGAAAACTTAACTTCATCATCACCTTCAGAACTCTACAGATTTTTAAGTGGGAATGATTTTATGGATGCATATGGAATTCATTCCatgaataataattatgattttaCAGGTGGGATTATTAGTAATAATAATCATTATCTAGGAAATAACAGCAGGGGCAGCAGCTTTAACGGTGGTTCTTCTGCTTTTTACCAATATAATGATGTCTCAGATATAACTGATAATCTGAATCAGATTCCACAAGCTAGAGCTTTAGCTGCTTCAAAGAATCACAGAGAAGCTGAGAAAAGACGAAGAGAAAGAATCAATTCTCATCTCAATAAACTCAGAAGCCTTCTTCCTTGCAATTCAAAG ACAGATAAAGCTTCCCTACTAGCAAAAGTTATTCAACATGTTAAAGAATTAAAGCAACAAACGATGGAGATTTCTGAATTAGAGTTATTTCCATCAGAAACGGATGAAATCAGTGTGCAGGCAGCTGGAGATTATTCTGTTGATGGAAGATCGATTCTAAAAGCATCACTATGTTGTGAAGATAGATCTGATCTTTTACCTGAACTAATCGAAACCCTAAAGTCTCTGAGATTGAAGACTTTAAGAGCTGAAATGTCTACATTAGGTGGGAGAGTTAGAAATGTGTTTCTTGTTACTGGTGAAGAAGATCACCAAGATCATCAAAGTAATATTGAATCTATTGGTTTTTTACGCGATGCTTTGAAAACTGTAATGGATAGATCCAATTCAAATGACCGGtctaaaagaagaagaatggttgATAGAAGATCAATCACAGCAACTTCAGTGATAACAACAACAACTTGA